The DNA sequence TGGAGTACACCGCGCCCACTTCGCCGGGCGTCAGGCGGGCTGGGTCGGTGCCGCCGCCGCCGTCGCACGCGGCGAGCGCCGGCAGGGCGGCCAGGGCCAGCAGGGTGGCGCGGGAGCGAAGCGCGTGCATCGGTCGGTCCTCCGTGGTGGTCGTCGTTGGCCGGATCGGGCGGTTTCGGATGGTCCGCGCCGGGCGTGGAGCCGGTTCCCGGGCCGGCACCTGCGTACCCCCGTTTGCGGTGGGTTGATCCGCATCCGTGGTCGGTGGACGGAGATCGGGTGGGGGAAGTTTCGCGACGCGGCGGGCCCCGGTCTCGCACCACCAGATCGGGCCGGCGCGCTGCGGCCAGATCCAGGCTCTCCCGTCCGGTGGCCGCCTCTAGGATCGTCCCGTACTCCTCCAGCGCGTGCCGCACCACCCGGCGGATCTGCGGCTCGTCCGGCCCGGCGCCGTCCTCCGCCGGGGCGTCTCCCTGCGCCCACTCTCCTTGACAGCTTAGGAGACGGCGGCTACTCTCCTCCTAACCAACATAGGAGAGAGAGCCATGACCGATTCCGCCACACTCCTCCCCGGAACTCTGGACCTCCTGATTCTGAAGTCCGTCTCGCTCGGGCACCTACACGGCTACGGCGTACTGCTGCGCATCGAGCAGATCTCGGGCGGTGCACTGCAGATCCAGCAGGGGGCGCTCTATCCGGCACTCTACCGGCTGGAGCACCAGGGGCTCGTCGAGGGCGAATGGGGGGTCTCCGAGAAGAACCGCCGCGCCAAGTTCTACCGCCTCACCCCCGCCGGTCGCGCGCGTCTCGGCGAGGAAGTCGCGAGCTGGAACCGGTTGGCGGATGCCATCGCTCTGGTGCTGCGCACCACACTGCAGGAGATCTGAGCATGAAGACTCTGTTCGCGCGGGTGCGGTCGTTCTGGCACGGGCTGCGGAGACCAGACCAGCTCTGGGCGGAGATGGACGAGGAGATGCGCTTCCACGTGGAGATGGAGGCCGACCGCCTCATACGCGAGCGGGGGCTGGATGAGGCCGAGGCGCGCCGGCAGGCTGCGATCTCCTTCGGCGGAACCGA is a window from the Longimicrobiaceae bacterium genome containing:
- a CDS encoding PadR family transcriptional regulator; the protein is MTDSATLLPGTLDLLILKSVSLGHLHGYGVLLRIEQISGGALQIQQGALYPALYRLEHQGLVEGEWGVSEKNRRAKFYRLTPAGRARLGEEVASWNRLADAIALVLRTTLQEI